From Melopsittacus undulatus isolate bMelUnd1 chromosome 19, bMelUnd1.mat.Z, whole genome shotgun sequence, a single genomic window includes:
- the LOC101869133 gene encoding cathepsin L1-like: MLEEEFSAMAVPLGLLLALLGCTTALDPALDEAWEGWKSLHGKEYPGEAEPIRREVWEKNLLRIQQHNWEQSRGQHSFRLAMNHHGDLTEEEFNQLLNGFTPAWPEEPAPLFQPPQTLQAPVEVDWRAKGYVTPVKNQGHCGSCWAFSATGALEGLVFNRTGQLVVLSEQNLIDCSRPLGNAGCRGGYMTSAFQYVHTNGGLNSERVYPYTGTDTSACRYNPRDRAAACSGLRMVAQGNEAVLEQAVAAVGPVSVAVDASSFQFHFYKSGIFSSVSCSQRVNHGMLAVGYGTSQDRGRNVSYWILKNSWSELWGEQGYIRLLKGADNQCGVASQASFPVP, translated from the exons ATGCTGGAGGAAGag TTTAGTGCCATGGCTGTGccgctggggctgctgctggccctgctgggcTGCACCACAGCACTGGATCCTGCCCTGGATGAGGCCTGGGAAGGGTGGAAGAGCCTCCATGGCAAGGAGTACCCAGGG GAGGCTGAGCCCATCCGCAGGGAGGTCTGGGAGAAGAACCTGCTCCGCATCCAGCAGCACAACTGGGAGCAGTCACGAGGGCAGCACAGCTTCCGCCTGGCCATGAACCACCACGGGGACCTG ACAGAGGAGGAGTTTAACCAGCTCCTGAACGGCTTCACCCCAGCATGGCCGGAGGAGCCAGCGCCGCTCTTCCAACCACCACAGACCCTGCAGGCCCCGGTGGAGGTGGACTGGAGGGCAAAGGGCTACGTGACACCCGTGAAGAACCAG GGGCACTGCGGCTCCTGCTGGGCCTTCAGCGCCACGGGGGCCTTGGAGGGGCTCGTGTTCAACCGCACGGGGCAGCTGGTGGTGCTGAGCGAGCAGAACCTCATCGACTGCTCCCGGCCGCTGGGTAACGCCGGCTGCCGCGGCGGGTACATGACCAGCGCCTTCCAGTACGTGCACACCAACGGCGGCTTGAACTCGGAGCGCGTCTACCCCTACACGGGCACG GACACCTCCGCCTGCCGCTACAACCCCCGGGACAGGGCAGCCGCCTGCTCCGGCCTGCGCATGGTGGCCCAGGGCAATGAGGCGGTGCTGGAGCAGGCGGTGGCAGCCGTGGGCCCCGTGTCTGTGGCAGTGGACGccagcagcttccagttccACTTCTACAAGTCTG GCATCTTCAGCAGCGTGTCCTGCAGCCAGCGGGTGAACCATGGCATGTTGGCTGTGGGCTACGGCACGAGCCAGGACCGCGGGCGCAATGTGAGCTACTGGATCTTAAAGAACAG